The stretch of DNA GGAATGACAAAGGATCATTTGTTTGACAAAGTTCCCAAAATTCCGAATAATAACATTTTCCGTATTCATGGCGAGAATGAACCAGAAGAAGAGGCTGAATGGTATAGCAAAATTTTGGAAACAAAAGTTATGCAGCGCCGTAATGCTCCTTGCTTCGAAATTGTAATGCTTGGTTTGGGTGACGATGGACATACTGTCTCTATTTTCCCTGATCAGATATCATTGTGGGATAGTAAAGACTTCTGTGTGATAGGTGAGCATCCTGAAAGCAAAATGAAACGTGTAAGCCTTAGCGGTCAGGTAGTGAATAATGCACAGTATGTAGTTTTTCTTGCTACAGGAAAGAACAAAGCTGAGAAGGTAAGGGATGTCATTAAAAACAGAGAGCAGTTTTTGGATAAATATCCGGCTGCTAAAGTAAATCCGAAGAAAGGGTATCTCTATTGGTTCTTAGATGAGGAAGCAGCAAGTTTGTTATAAACGAAGCATCAAAATATAGATAGTAAGAAGTTATCTCACATAGAGGTAGCTTCTTTTTTATATGTTAAAGATAGGTGAGATGGCCTATTGGATAGTCTTATATTTCTTCTTTTGATTTATATCCGGCTATGAATTCATTGTGTCGCAAAATGCGATTACTTTTTCCAGATAATCCCTGTTGTTCGACAATCGCGGAATTTTGTTCTGACCTCCAAGTTTGCCAATATATTTTAGCCATTCGTTAAAAGTACCTTTTGGGAGGCTTCTTACAATTGGCATATTCAGCGATAGGTTGTACGAACGTTTAGCTTCGTAGTCGGAGTTTACCTTTTTTAGTTCGCTGTCTAATAAATGGGTGAAATCTTCGAGGCTATTGGGATCTACGGTAAATTCTATCAGCCATTCATGTGCTCCGTTGTTGTTATCCCCGAAGTAAACGGGGGCGGCTGTATATTCGCTTATTTGTGCGCCTGTAATCTTGCATGCTTCTGCCAGAGCTTTTTCGGCATTGTCTATTATCAGTTCTTCGCCGAAAGCATTGATGAAGTTCTTGGTGCGTCCTGTTATATGGAACAGATAAGGACTAGTGGACGAAAACTCTATTGTATCGCCTATCATATATCTCCAAAGCCCTCCGTTTGTTGAAATAATTATAGCGTAATTCTGTCCGGTTTCTACTTCATCCATTGTTAATGTTTTGGGATTTTCTTTGTCCCATTCACTCATCGGGACAAATTCGTAGTAAATGCCGCTATCCAACATTAACAGCATTTCTTTAGAATTATCGGAGAACTGTACCCCAAAGAAACCTTCAGATGCATTATACGTTTCCCAATAGTACATATCGGGCTTTTGTATCAGTTTCTTGTATTGCTCTTCGAATGGAGTAAAGCTCACTCCGCCATGAAAGAAAACTTCCAGATTAGGCCATATATCAGTGAGGTCGCGCCCGGTATCCGTTTTTATCTTTTTCAATAAGACGAGTAGCCATGAAGGTACGCCCATAAAAGCCCTCACATCGTTCTTTATAGCATAATCGGTCAGTGCCTGCAACTTCGTCTCCCAATCGGGTAATAAGGAGATGCTTTCAGGTGTACGGCTAAACTTTGCCCAGAAATATAAATTCTTTATAAGGATAGCAGAGATATCTCCTGTGAAGATGCCGTCACCTATGTTGTTTATTTGCTTGCTGCCGCCTAATACTAGTGTTTTGCCAAAAAAGAATTTAGCATCCTTATTGGCTTGTGCATAGATAGCAAGCATTTGCTCTCCGCACTTGTAATGCCCTTTGGTGAGCGATTCGTGAGTTACGGGTATATATTTACTCTTGTCCTCGGTAGTGCCCGACGACATGGCAAACCAATGTAC from Dysgonomonas mossii encodes:
- a CDS encoding GH3 auxin-responsive promoter family protein, which translates into the protein MITRIAHKYLDYRYKEIDSFINKPIETQEKILEYLLRNGEQTFFGQQFNFSAIKNKDDFRKQVPIFHYEDLRPYLDRIIVNKEQNVLWNKPVHWFAMSSGTTEDKSKYIPVTHESLTKGHYKCGEQMLAIYAQANKDAKFFFGKTLVLGGSKQINNIGDGIFTGDISAILIKNLYFWAKFSRTPESISLLPDWETKLQALTDYAIKNDVRAFMGVPSWLLVLLKKIKTDTGRDLTDIWPNLEVFFHGGVSFTPFEEQYKKLIQKPDMYYWETYNASEGFFGVQFSDNSKEMLLMLDSGIYYEFVPMSEWDKENPKTLTMDEVETGQNYAIIISTNGGLWRYMIGDTIEFSSTSPYLFHITGRTKNFINAFGEELIIDNAEKALAEACKITGAQISEYTAAPVYFGDNNNGAHEWLIEFTVDPNSLEDFTHLLDSELKKVNSDYEAKRSYNLSLNMPIVRSLPKGTFNEWLKYIGKLGGQNKIPRLSNNRDYLEKVIAFCDTMNS
- the pgl gene encoding 6-phosphogluconolactonase, whose amino-acid sequence is MIKEEINIYSDAKALSEGFTAFLQKLMDVYPRVNLALSGGTTPKVIFDYWAENCKDSIDWQRLFFFWGDERCVPPENVMNNYGMTKDHLFDKVPKIPNNNIFRIHGENEPEEEAEWYSKILETKVMQRRNAPCFEIVMLGLGDDGHTVSIFPDQISLWDSKDFCVIGEHPESKMKRVSLSGQVVNNAQYVVFLATGKNKAEKVRDVIKNREQFLDKYPAAKVNPKKGYLYWFLDEEAASLL